gagaaaaaaatgtagccTGTACTTAAAGAGATGACTGGAGAGTAGAATTGTTGGACAATGATGCCCATGATATTGTAACACATGTGAGCTTCTCTAAATGCAGTCTCTTATTCAGTCTTCACATCAAAGCATTATTTCTTATGTAAAATTTTGAACAAAGCATTATTTCTGAtgtaaaaatttgaaaacaaaagccaaaggTTCACCAGTTTCTCAAAATATCATTATCAACACATATGAGAATAATATGCTGTTTGAATTTGAGCTTTGTCAATTATCTCCTAATTTCCATTTCATCTTAGTTAACATACTAAAATTACTTAAGTTGAAAAGAAATTGTATTCTATTGCTGGATACATAAATATTGATGCTGCTAAAAGGAATGTGGCAAGAAAGGCTGTTATCTTCAGCTTTATTATGAACAAGTGACACATTGTCCTCCAGACCTGTGTTAGTTAGCATACATCATTGCAATATAATTTCTGACTAAAATGGGTCAAATGATGTAAAACCAATTGGGATTGTTAGTAGCAAAACCCACCAAGCAGTGTCCACTCTGAATTAGTAAgacaaatgcataaaataaatttctgcCTAGGAAGATGAAGGGTGAGCAGGTAAGACATGGGCTGGACATTAGTGTtctgagagggcagaaaagagaGAGTAGATATTTTAAATGGACCAAAGACCTTAATTTGAAATCGGAAACTTCCCTGTTTCCCAATACCTACACTATACATAGTTCTTCATACAGCTATCATTTTGTCTAAGTAGGAATGAGTAACTGGATGGTTCTTGAGGGGATCTCTCTGGATAGATGAATGACTATTGCTCATATCAAGGAACTGCTAAAAGGAATTTCTTCTCTATTTGATTCTTATAGTGGTTTTCCTAACTTAAGTTAAACTCTTAGGCACACAGCTCAAGGCAAGGTCTATTCATTTCATCTTATGTTTATgtttgacttttgttttatttacctcAGCTATTTCTGTACTAAAAATCTGAAGTTTCTACTATAGTCATTCTTATTTATAGATACTTTTGAGTTTTGGTTCTTGGAATATTATTGTTTTAAGTATGTCACAAGTTTTAAAGCCATTTTCTAAGACAATGTATTGTTATGGTCACTTACCACTCAACAAAACAGCAAAGCAAATGAACTTATCCCAGAGCCTTCTCAGCCTGTGTTCCAGGTCTGCCAGCCAGGCTCTTATCTATACATTGCAAATGTCTGGAGGTGCCTCTGGGACTTACTTTCATGGGACATCTATTACATCAGCTCTACTACCCTTCTATAAACAAATTATTTCTTTGACCAATAGAATAGGACAGAGGATCTGGAAATAAAATGACAAAGCTATGCCCACTTAATTTTGTCAAAGGAGGCAAAAACATTGCGTGGAAAAAAATATAGCCTGCTTAACAAATGTTCCTGGCAAAACTGGTTATATacctgcagaagaatgaaattaaatttatatcTTTCACTTTGTATAAAAATCAATTgcaagtggaccaaagaccttaATTTGAAACCAGAAACATTGAAACTTCTAGTAGAATGAAATATGCAGAAGGAATACTCTTCAAGACATTGAGGTTGGCAAGAACTTACTACACAGATCACTAGTAGCACAAGAACTAACCCCAAATGTCAAAAGACAGAACTacctgaaaatgaaaagtttCTGCACAACACCAAAACTATCATCAGAGcaaacaacctacagaatgggaaaaaatctttaccAGGTAAACTTCAGACAAGGCGCTAATATCCAGAATTTACAAAGAgttttagaaattaaatattaGGGAAGTAAAAGCATTAGTCAATAATTGGGCAAATTAATCAAATTGACAgtttcccccccccaaaaaaaagaaaagaaaaagaaaaagaaacacagatgactaataactatttttaaaactattcaaAGTCCAtagttatcagagaaatgcaaattaaaacttctttGAGATACCACCTCATCCAAGTCAGAACAACTATCATCAACAAATAACAACAGTCAGAGAGGATTTGAGGCAAGAGAAACCCTTACTCACTGTTGGTGTGGGTACAAATTAATATAGCCATTGTAGAAATCAGATTGGatagttttcaaaaattaaaataggacTACCATGTGACACAGATATTTCACTCCTGGACATATGCCCAGAGAACTTCACATCCTATGATAGAGTTATCTGCACCCCCATTTTTATTGCTGCAAAATTCACTATAGAAAGGAAATAGAACCAAACTCTTTGTCCATCATCTggtgaatgaataatgaaaatatgatgcatatataaaatggaatactattcatttctgaagaaaaatgaaatcacataaTTTATAGGAAACTATCAACTTAGGATATATATTAAGTGATGTCACGCAAtatcagaaagaagaaagcctCATGTTTTTCCTCATATACGGATCCTagtctatagtgtgtgtgtgtgtgtgtgtgtgtgtgtgtgtgtgtgtggtgctgaatacatgtaaacaaatgcacacatgggTGCACTGTGACATACAGAAAGGAGGACAAGAGGATAACTGTTAGGTAACAAGGAAGAACTGAATGGGCACCTGAGTCATGGAAGaagatataaagctaattgtttttctggttttagctctgtcatggatttttcattttcagatggtGGATAAGTACAAGCTTAAAATCCAAGATGATGATCCCTATCTTCAGAATGTTCCAGATTGTTCCAGCTGTGCAGAAGTTCACTGAGATGGATAGAGTTTGGATCTGGTTAATTTTGATGtatgaatttttatttgtaaattcttTGTAATAAAGTTttagtgaaaattttaaaaacaatacccAAAACTTAAACATCTCTGGGCAACTAAAAATTTCTAGGGAGGATGGGCTCAAGAAGACCCATCCATCTTTGAGGATCTATAGACACCAGGGAAGGAAGAGACATTTCGTTCAATGGTATAACCACTTGTAAGTTGTCCATATGTCTTCAAATAAATCCTCATCCTTACCCCTGTAAGTAACTTTAATTGATGTCATTtggttgtttaaaataaaataatataaaagtagaAGTgttgagaagagaaagaagattaGTGAGAATGGAAAGTTGACAAGAGGAGTAACAGGTATGGGTGTGTAGGATAAAAGTACATTTTACATATGgatgaaatgtcataatgaaactcattattatGTGTCATTAATATACTCCAATATGATTAATGCAACTTGCTATAATGGTTACCTACAATATTTCTCTATTTGTGtccttttaatttatatataatcatTATCATCAAGTCTTCATATTGCTTCATTGCTCtcagtgacttttcttttttcaacatAAACTGTTACAGGCTTGAACTTGATAAAAGCATTAGAAAACTATGGTCAAAGCACAAAGAGTGTCCATTAAATAGGTTATAACAAATAAAGCATGTAATACAAGAGGGGCATAATTTTGAGATGTCTGGTTAGAAATGTCAAGAGGGCTATAAATCACGTGTGCCTCACGATTTACCAACATCTTTGTGAAATACTGAAAAAAACATTTTGGACTTGTAAAGTGATTTCAGAAGTATTTCATCCTTGTGTATCATTTACTATCTTTTGAATGATGAAACCAATCTGAAGGAAAGTCTAGTAGTATGACTTGCAATTGGAATTAGAATATTTGATTAAACCAAGtccattattttaattatacttcCAGCCCTATGTGAATGTCACATTTCCAGCTTCATTTTAATTCCCACTGTTTACCTCTCACACATTTAACCATCCAATTGTTAACCTGTCTATAGCTCCTGCTGAGACCTGGGTCCTGAGGAGTTAACCCACAGCCCATAATGTTCTTCATAAGTGTGCTGCCAGGTTCCCCAGGAGACTTCTCTGAATTCTCAGAGGTCTATACTCCAGAGCAGATAGAAGAGCTTGATCTATATAAAGTCAAGGACAAAGCAGAGGATTTTATGCTCACCTTTCAGAGAAGGGAGCTTCTGGTTCTGGTAAGGACAAAGAGCAAGCCAATTGTTCTATTGAAAGCTTAAAATTAAGGCTTTGTTAAGTAGCTTATATCTGAATCATAACATCTCATTTACTTGacaaaatagcaaataaaataaGCCTTAAGGTCAATGAAAACAGCAACTATCTGGTCAGTCTAACATTTGCTGTCATAAAGAAAAAGCTAGCCTTTTTTTTTGAACTATTTGTGAAAGTAGCTGCTATTACTGATTATTTGCATTGTGTTAGGGAACCACATCACACtgaggtgatattttgtttgtgctctaacaataaagcttgcctagagatcagagtgtggagctaagccactaattagccacagaggccaggcagtggtggctcacacctttaattccaacactcaagaggcagagacagacagatctctgtgagttcaaggccaccgtGAGCTACACAAGATtcatccagtctaaaagagaaacagagtcaggcagtggtggcacacacctttgatcccagcactagggaggtggagacaggaagtggtatggCTGAGCAAAGAGAGGACTATAACGTggaaggagacaggagttcaAGCCCCTTTTGGCTAAGGATTTTGTAAAGGTAAGAACCAGTGGCtagctgctctgcttctttgatttttcagcatttaccctgatatctggatctgggttattattaagaccaattaggttTCATGCTACATCACACTACTAAATATCTCTGAAGTAGAAATTCTTATGTACAATATTCAAGGAAAGAGGGTAACACATTGAGTGTATTAGATTTACAGAGAGTTTAAGTTGGCTGGCTGAGCTTTATGTCCAGATGTTCATGCAATCATTTGAGCTCTTGTTTCTTAACTGAACTAAAGGTATGCTAAGTGCTCTGGGAAATGCTTGATTATGGACTGTCCTCAAATCATTCTTCTTCCTGGGAACCAACAACATCCATTATCTTAGGCTTCCTCCAACTCTCTGTTTTTAATGCAGGGCACTCTCAACAATCTTACAGCTTCTAAGGTTCTGTgatatttaaatttgtattttgtacattttttttctatccttgGTGGTTTCATTTGTTCTCACTAGTATATCAATGCTACTTAATCTAATGTTTGGGGACTGTAAAAATATTCTATAGCAATTCTGAAGTATACGAATTTATTAACATGTGCTTGTTGCTCTGGCCTTCCCTTGGTTCCTCTtcattgttatatatttttaaaatatttttaatttcaaattaatttcataaatttaattaatttatacatttattcacaTAGGATTTTAAAGATAGGACAGTTTATGTTAGATATAGTCTATATTTgtgttattttgaatatttttagaaTCTTTCAATATTGGATTACCTTGAatctaaaaaatataaatacactgCAAGATTATATCTTGCAGctgaaaatacaaataatgaaCTGTTTGATACTGACCCAATAATACAATCAGGTTTTAGGTTATTATGCAGGTACAtagttaatatttatatttcaaaggGAAATTGAATGGTTTGGATTTGTTTCTTAATTTAGATGTTTTTATGCAATTGATCACAGAGATAAGAGGTAAAATAATTCAGTCAGGCTTGTAAGGTCTGGTAAGGCATTCATCATATGACTGTATTGCTGAAATTGCCTctgaaaaaataagattaaaaccTGAAGTGTGATCTATAATTGCTTAAACCAGGAAACTTCACCTAATATAATATgtgaccacatgagaaaagaaaaaataaaatctttcaggGTAAATTTCTCACATTGTGTTAGAAACCACTGTGTAAataatgttaatatttaaaaatagttgtaATATTATAAATTTAGATATGTGTTTcatatatatctataatatatatcttCACAAATATCTATAAAAAATCTACAGAGATTTGATAAAATTTACTGATATAAAATGGGGCTCAGACCAGTCAGACAGAGTTAAGTCAAGACCAATCAAAGAAGTGGTAAACATGCTTGAACAACCTTTGttgttctcatttttataaaattcctGATAGATATATTTATTCATGCATATTACATACATAATGAAAATTGACCTCTTAATATTAAGACATTAATTACTCAAATTTGCTTTCTAGCAGTTATTGTTTTCCAAGCTATTTTTAGGGATCTATGAGCATTTTAGCAGACTATTATTTCAAGCTTTCTTCTGTGACATTCAGGGATTCATTGTAGAACTAATACAGAAAGTGCTTAAGGTTGTATGGGGAAAGTAGTGCAAAGGATTCTGGGAATTTTTAAATTGGTAAGACAAAAACAGTTGAATTGCCAACAATTTAGAGAAGTTATGAATTTGTCACATTGGAAGATATAAACATGAAGGACCTACAGTAACTTTGGAAGAATGCACTAGCTGCATATGCTAAATGTACTTTGATGCAATATATAGAACTCATTCCTTTAAAACTGAATATCACCTAAAAGaattattgcttttttttctcacatgacTTCAGATATAGCTAACCAACTTCTACCCTCCACATGTCTGTTCTTAACAACTCAGAAGTCAAGCATTTTCTTCTAATTGGGATTCCAGGACTGGAATATGCCCACACATGGATCTCCATCCCCATCTTCTTCATCTACCTCATTGCCATCATGGGAAACTGCATTATCATTTTTGTCATCAAGACAGAGCCCTCCCTTCACGAGCCTCTGTATTATTTTCTTACCATGTTGGCTGTCTCTGATATGGGCTTGTCCTTCTCTTCCATTCCTACCATgtttaggattttctttttcaatgctATGGGTATCTCACCCAATGCCTGCTTTGCTCAAGAGTTCTTTATCCATGGGTTCACTGTCATGGAATCCTCTGTGCTCCTAATTATGTCTCTGGACCGCTTTCTTGCCATTCACAATCCCCTAAGATACAGTTCTATCCTCACTGGCAGCAGAGTTGCTAAAATGGGGCTAATGTTAGCCTTCAGGAGCACAGTTTTAGTGCTTCCATTCCCTTTCACTCTAAGAAGACTGAAATACTGTCAAAAGAATCTCCTCTCTCATTCATACTGCCTTCATCAGGATGTCATGAAACTGGCCTGCTCTGATAACAAGGTTAATTTCATTTATGGCTTCTTTGTGGCTCTCTGTACCATGCTGGACTTTGCCTTGATTGTTCTATCTTATCTGCTGATCTTGAAGACAGTACTCAGCATTGCATCTCTGGCAGAAAGGCTCAAGGCCCTAAATACTTGCATCTCCCACATCTGCGCTGTACTCATCTTCTATGTGCCTATCATCACTCTGGCTGCCATGCATCGCTTTGCCAAGCACAAAAGCCCCCTAGTCATAATCCTTATTGCAGATATGTTCTTGTTGCTGCCACCCCTGATGAACCCCATTGTGTACTGCATAAAAACTCGACAAATCCGAGAGAAGGTCTTCGGAAAGTTGGTTAACTTATGTGTCAGATAGATCTTGATGATATAAGTAATAATTATCTGCCAGTAGATACTTACTGGTACTTGGTGTGCTCAATGTCATGGTGGTCATTATCTAGTGAGGGACTGGAGTGAAACACCAAAATTCCGTTAAGTATAGAATTTGCATTTGAGAACATTCTGAATAAGGGTAGAGGAAGCAGTGGAGAGTTATGGTATGATTTAGAGAGGCTTAACTAACATTTGAAAATGAgttcaaataaaaacattaatgtGATTAAGCAGTTAAATCAGTCTTTAAAGAATTGATAAAATTTGAGTAGGCATTATCTTTCATTtactatttataaaatatttctgtaatgCATAATAATTATACCATAAAGGAAAGCAAATTAGCAGAGCACACAGTAGTAATTTGGTAAATATTGAGTGAGAGTTTTGGATGAAATAACAGAAATGAGTTTAGGAGTTTCTAAAAAGAGTTGAACTTTAGACACATTTGAAAGTCCTTTGGGGCTGAAGGGCAGAGACATGTCTGATCCATGTTCAAGATAGATTGAATCTGGGGGAGACAAGGAGACTGCTTAATGATCCTGTTGTGAAGTGGTAATTCtaggatgggcagagaaagagcaCAAGTATGTTTATTTCAttgttgtgtgtttgttcttatttttgttgtaaAATAAACATGTCATTTACATGAAATTCGCACATTCCAGAAAGTAcctaagaaatagttttaaaccCTGTGATGTTACTATTTAGTCTGTTATGCCATAGTGTTTGtacttttcaaataaaatgtagctcttaaaattaaatttctataGGTCACTGAATTTGGTAGAATATATTTTTCATCAAAATTTGTATATTAACATTTTCTCATGTAAATAAGAGCTATTTTAAGGAACAATTAAAAGGCTGAGTTTTTACTTGA
The nucleotide sequence above comes from Peromyscus maniculatus bairdii isolate BWxNUB_F1_BW_parent chromosome 1, HU_Pman_BW_mat_3.1, whole genome shotgun sequence. Encoded proteins:
- the LOC102904715 gene encoding olfactory receptor 51A7; translation: MSVLNNSEVKHFLLIGIPGLEYAHTWISIPIFFIYLIAIMGNCIIIFVIKTEPSLHEPLYYFLTMLAVSDMGLSFSSIPTMFRIFFFNAMGISPNACFAQEFFIHGFTVMESSVLLIMSLDRFLAIHNPLRYSSILTGSRVAKMGLMLAFRSTVLVLPFPFTLRRLKYCQKNLLSHSYCLHQDVMKLACSDNKVNFIYGFFVALCTMLDFALIVLSYLLILKTVLSIASLAERLKALNTCISHICAVLIFYVPIITLAAMHRFAKHKSPLVIILIADMFLLLPPLMNPIVYCIKTRQIREKVFGKLVNLCVR